The Desmonostoc muscorum LEGE 12446 genome includes a region encoding these proteins:
- a CDS encoding GAF domain-containing protein, giving the protein MTLPNPGSVLATLTELTQVNRTHALLRRVKDLSVNEFVCLLDFITAEFQQFLRAIELINNEALETMLEKVLEAITLKIGQILQAEHTAIFLVDHDKGQLWSKVPQDNTQKFLEIRTPITVGIPGHVATTGQYLNISETYTHPLFSPELEKQMGYKIQNILCMPVISSKNKTVAVVQLANKTGNIPFNHDDEERFRDFAASIGIILESCQSFYVAARNQRGATALLRATQTLGQSLDLEATLQIVMEQARILMQADRSTLFLYRKEMSELWTKVAAADGINLIEIRIPANRGIVGYVASTGEALNIPDAYKDPRFDPTTDRKTGYVTRNILCLPVFNSANELIGVTQLINKQQSSFTASDEEFMRAFNIQAGIALENARLFENVLLEKQYQKDILQSLSDAVISTDMAGKIVTINDAALELLGCPIGDANTKSNKLLWEQNLIGRRVWEVVPIENLQIRLEDSLKTGAKHYVPEQSLIVGLYQVMSAVSDSGALSQCPVLNLIQESVSKTQCLSLAVRDRYNPDIFIPWNQPLTPKSKFLTADRVQILERSINLTVNPLTNPEGGVRGGLVVLEDISQEKRMKTTMSRYLTPHVAEQVMALGEDALMVGERKEVTILFSDIRGYTTLTENLGAAEVVSLLNQYFETMVEAVFNYEGTLDKFIGDALMAVFGAPLPLTENHAWRAVQSALDMRHRLEEFNQRRIIQAQPQIHIGIGISSGEVVSGNIGSRKRMDYTVIGDGVNLSSRLEGVTKEYGCDILLSEFTYQLCSDRIWVRQLDRIRVKGKHQAVNIYELVGDRSIPLDANTQEFLFHYHTGRSAYLLRNFSQAIACFEAAKRIKPKDQAVNIHLERAYNYQQTPPPESWDGVWTMLTK; this is encoded by the coding sequence ATGACACTCCCTAACCCTGGCAGCGTCTTGGCTACATTAACTGAACTGACTCAAGTTAATCGTACTCACGCCTTACTGCGTCGCGTTAAAGATTTATCTGTTAATGAATTTGTTTGTTTACTCGACTTTATAACGGCTGAGTTTCAGCAATTTCTCAGAGCCATTGAACTAATTAATAATGAAGCTCTAGAAACTATGTTGGAGAAAGTCCTAGAAGCGATTACGCTCAAAATTGGTCAAATTCTCCAAGCAGAACACACAGCTATTTTTTTAGTTGACCATGACAAAGGCCAACTTTGGTCAAAAGTTCCCCAAGATAATACTCAAAAGTTCTTAGAAATTCGTACTCCCATCACAGTGGGTATCCCCGGTCATGTTGCTACTACAGGTCAATATCTAAATATATCTGAAACTTATACTCACCCTCTATTTAGCCCAGAACTGGAAAAACAAATGGGCTACAAAATTCAGAATATTTTATGTATGCCAGTTATTAGTAGCAAAAACAAAACTGTGGCGGTAGTGCAACTGGCTAATAAAACTGGGAATATTCCATTTAATCATGATGATGAAGAACGTTTTCGAGATTTCGCTGCTTCTATTGGAATTATCCTGGAAAGCTGCCAATCTTTTTATGTCGCTGCTCGCAATCAAAGAGGCGCAACGGCTTTGCTGCGGGCAACTCAAACACTAGGGCAAAGTCTGGATTTAGAAGCAACTTTGCAAATAGTTATGGAGCAAGCTCGAATTTTAATGCAAGCAGACCGCAGTACGCTGTTTTTATATCGGAAAGAAATGAGCGAACTGTGGACGAAAGTAGCAGCGGCCGATGGCATAAATTTAATAGAAATTCGCATTCCTGCTAACCGTGGCATTGTTGGCTATGTAGCTTCTACTGGTGAAGCCCTAAATATTCCCGATGCCTACAAAGACCCCCGTTTTGACCCGACTACAGATAGAAAAACTGGATATGTAACTCGCAATATTTTGTGTTTGCCAGTCTTTAATTCGGCAAATGAATTGATTGGTGTAACGCAATTAATTAATAAGCAACAAAGCAGTTTTACTGCCTCTGATGAAGAGTTTATGCGGGCTTTTAATATCCAGGCGGGGATTGCTTTAGAAAATGCTCGGTTGTTTGAAAATGTGCTGTTAGAAAAACAATATCAAAAAGACATTCTGCAAAGTCTCTCTGATGCTGTAATTTCTACAGACATGGCAGGAAAAATCGTCACAATTAATGATGCAGCATTAGAATTATTGGGTTGTCCCATCGGAGATGCTAATACCAAAAGCAACAAGCTATTGTGGGAACAAAATTTGATTGGCCGCCGAGTTTGGGAAGTTGTGCCGATTGAAAATCTGCAAATACGGTTAGAAGATAGTTTAAAAACTGGAGCTAAACATTATGTGCCAGAGCAAAGTTTGATAGTGGGACTGTACCAAGTTATGAGTGCTGTTAGCGATAGCGGGGCGTTGAGCCAGTGCCCAGTCTTGAATCTTATTCAGGAATCGGTATCCAAAACTCAATGCTTAAGTTTAGCAGTGCGCGATCGCTATAATCCTGATATTTTTATTCCTTGGAATCAACCCCTAACCCCCAAATCTAAGTTTCTCACAGCCGATCGCGTGCAAATATTAGAACGCAGTATCAATCTCACTGTTAATCCCTTAACTAACCCAGAAGGTGGTGTCCGCGGTGGTTTGGTGGTGTTGGAAGATATCAGTCAGGAAAAACGCATGAAAACTACCATGTCCCGCTACCTAACGCCCCATGTAGCCGAACAAGTTATGGCTTTGGGGGAAGATGCTTTAATGGTGGGTGAACGCAAGGAAGTAACCATCTTGTTTTCTGATATCCGAGGCTACACTACACTTACGGAAAATCTCGGTGCAGCTGAGGTGGTATCGCTGCTCAATCAGTATTTTGAAACAATGGTAGAAGCAGTTTTTAACTACGAAGGCACTCTCGATAAATTTATTGGCGATGCTTTAATGGCGGTATTTGGTGCGCCGCTACCACTTACAGAAAATCATGCTTGGAGGGCTGTACAATCGGCGTTGGATATGCGACACCGCTTAGAGGAATTTAACCAGCGGCGAATTATCCAGGCGCAGCCACAAATTCATATTGGTATTGGGATTAGTTCTGGGGAAGTGGTTTCGGGTAATATTGGTTCTCGCAAGCGCATGGATTACACCGTAATTGGCGACGGTGTAAATTTGAGTTCGCGCTTGGAAGGGGTAACTAAGGAATACGGTTGTGATATTCTTTTAAGTGAATTTACTTATCAACTTTGCAGCGATCGCATTTGGGTGCGCCAGTTAGATAGAATTCGAGTCAAAGGGAAACACCAAGCAGTCAATATCTACGAGTTAGTTGGCGATCGCAGTATTCCTTTAGATGCCAACACTCAAGAGTTTTTGTTTCATTATCATACTGGACGCTCAGCTTATTTATTGCGGAATTTTTCACAAGCGATCGCTTGTTTTGAAGCCGCTAAACGCATCAAACCCAAAGACCAAGCTGTGAATATCCACCTAGAACGTGCTTATAATTACCAACAAACGCCGCCTCCAGAATCCTGGGATGGTGTTTGGACAATGCTTACTAAGTAG